In Ptychodera flava strain L36383 chromosome 21, AS_Pfla_20210202, whole genome shotgun sequence, a genomic segment contains:
- the LOC139122152 gene encoding uncharacterized protein: MVTRKLKGDTQCNTRITTRCVVVYKDTFAQMEQTMIHTAIYGGEFASEADMDERKTDRDDDITKPESQNATDETEEGEDSQPANMDERKTDRDDDITKPESHDATDETEEGEDSQPAAENIFEDNDGDIAAEHTGKDKDDNDGQDGSRMKQKKKKTKAKKALKKRPCMFKGGSATGRKQCEK; encoded by the exons ATGGTAACAAGGAAGTTGAAAGGTGACACACAATGTAATACTAGAATTACAACTAGATGTGTGGTAGTGTATAAAGACACCTTTGCACAAATGGAGCAGACAATGATACACACAG CAATTTATGGTGGTGAATTTGCAAGTGAAGCCGACATGGATGAGAGAAAAACAGATAGagatgatgacatcacaaaaccTGAAAGTCAGAATGCTACTGATGAAACGGAAGAGGGCGAAGACAGTCAACCTGCCAACATGGATGAGAGAAAAACAGATAGagatgatgacatcacaaaaccTGAAAGTCATGATGCTACTGATGAAACGGAAGAGGGCGAAGACAGTCAACCTGCTGCCGAGAACATATTTGAAGACAATGACGGTGACATTGCTGCTGAACACACTGGAAAAGACAAAGACGACAATGATGGTCAGGATGGCAGTAGGAtgaagcaaaagaaaaaaaagaccaAGGCAAAGAAAGCTTTAAAGAAAAGGCCATGTATGTTTAAAGGTGGCAGTGCAACCGGACGTAAACAGTGTGAGAAATAG